From Erigeron canadensis isolate Cc75 chromosome 8, C_canadensis_v1, whole genome shotgun sequence, one genomic window encodes:
- the LOC122610916 gene encoding 14-3-3 protein 9-like gives MAAATSEREAFFYTAKLAKQAERCEEMVEAMKKVAKLGEELTVKERNLLLDGYQKVVGARRASWRMLSWIEQKEESRGNDENAKRIKEYRKKVESEIDTICNDILNVIDDHLIPSSDGSGESNVLYYRMKGDYYRYVAEFKSGNDKKDVADLSLKAYEAATKTANAELPSTHLIRLGLALNFSVFYYEIMNSVERACHLAKQAFNNAILEDNTLNEKSCKEIIGRMQLLRDNLTAWTSEIPKGDLSAYMHLIPECLSNSRFWYLCNHLSFSDVEDSHKLDAGTKAGGEIENAEVGGLLS, from the exons ATGGCAGCTGCTACGAGTGAACGGGAGGCATTTTTTTACACTGCTAAGCTCGCCAAGCAAGCCGAACGTTGTGAAG AAATGGTGGAAGCAATGAAGAAAGTTGCAAAGCTAGGTGAGGAGTTGACTGTGAAAGAGAGAAATTTGCTCTTGGATGGGTATCAAAAAGTGGTTGGGGCTAGGAGAGCTTCATGGAGAATGTTGTCATGGATAGAGCAGAAGGAGGAGTCGAGAGGGAATGATGAGAATGCAAAACGTATCAAGGAGTATCGAAAGAAGGTTGAATCAGAGATCGATACTATATGCAATGATATTTTGAATGTGATTGATGATCATCTCATTCCTTCCTCTGATGGTTCTGGTGAATCAAATGTTCTCTACTACAGGAT GAAAGGGGATTACTACAGATATGTAGCAGAGTTTAAGTCTGGTAATGACAAGAAAGACGTTGCTGATCTTTCATTGAAAGCATACGAG GCAGCTACAAAAACAGCAAACGCTGAATTACCTTCCACACATCTCATTCGGCTGGGACTTGCTTTGAATTTCTCTGTATTCTATTATGAAATCATGAATTCAGTTGAAAG GGCCTGTCACTTGGCTAAACAAGCTTTTAATAATGCGATCTTAGAGGATAATACCTTAAATGAGAAGTCCTGCAAAGAAATTATAGGTCGTATGCAACTTCTGAGGGACAACCTTACCGCGTGGACCTCCGAGATTCCAAAAGGAG aTTTGTCTGCTTATATGCATTTAATACCTGAATGTCTTAGCAACTCCCGGTTTTGGTACCTTTGTAATCACTTGTCATTCTCTGATGTTG aaGATTCACACAAGTTGGATGCAGGTACTAAAGCTGGTGGTGAGATTGAGAATGCAGAAGTAGGTGGGTTACTTTCATGA